A genomic stretch from Longimicrobium terrae includes:
- a CDS encoding FAD-dependent oxidoreductase has protein sequence MQSNERSVSVWESTHPQRQTTPLTGDAEADVCVIGAGIAGMTTAYLLAAAGKRVIVLEKDAIGAGETGQTTAHLSSALDDYFHVLEKVHGEDGARLAFASHQAAIEQIGAIAAAEGIDCDYERVDGYYFLDPDKTRDFLEKERDAARRAGADAEMVERIPGVPFDSGPALRFPRLGQFHILKYLNGLADAIERRGGRIHTGTHVMEVEGGERTRVSGEGFSVTAGAAVVCTNPPIHDRFRPHTKQAPYRSYVVASRIPAGSVARGLYWDTREAYHYIRVQPVEGDPSHEWLIVGGEDHKQAHEDDERQSYAPLEAWTREHFPAAQTFDFRWSGMVMEPADYMAFIGRDPGKRENVYVGTGDSGHGMTHGTITGMLIRDLILGTPNEWESLYDPSRIRISTDSVMEFVEENLDVASEMLRLAPTGGDVDGPVQIPAGSGAILQRGLSKVACYRDPSGAVHEMSALCTHLGCVVRWNTEETSWDCPCHGSRFGPTGEVLTGPAIGPLKKLDEVKS, from the coding sequence GGCATGACCACCGCGTACCTGCTCGCCGCGGCGGGAAAGCGCGTCATCGTCCTGGAAAAGGACGCCATCGGCGCAGGCGAGACGGGGCAGACCACCGCCCACCTCAGCAGCGCGCTGGACGACTACTTCCACGTGCTCGAAAAGGTGCACGGCGAGGACGGCGCGCGCCTGGCCTTTGCCAGCCATCAGGCCGCCATCGAGCAGATCGGCGCCATCGCCGCGGCGGAAGGGATCGACTGCGACTACGAGCGGGTGGACGGCTACTACTTTCTGGATCCCGACAAGACGCGGGACTTCCTCGAGAAAGAACGCGACGCCGCCCGCCGCGCCGGCGCAGACGCCGAGATGGTGGAGCGCATTCCCGGCGTGCCCTTCGACAGCGGCCCTGCGCTGCGCTTTCCGCGGCTGGGACAGTTCCACATCCTCAAGTACCTGAACGGCCTGGCGGATGCCATCGAGCGGCGCGGCGGCCGCATCCACACCGGCACGCACGTGATGGAGGTGGAGGGCGGCGAGCGGACGCGCGTGTCCGGCGAAGGATTTTCCGTCACCGCGGGCGCGGCGGTGGTCTGCACCAATCCGCCCATCCACGACCGGTTCCGGCCACACACCAAGCAGGCGCCGTATCGCTCGTACGTGGTGGCGTCGCGCATCCCCGCGGGCAGCGTCGCCCGCGGGCTGTACTGGGACACGCGCGAGGCCTATCACTACATCCGCGTGCAGCCGGTGGAGGGCGATCCGTCCCACGAGTGGCTGATCGTGGGTGGTGAAGACCACAAGCAGGCGCACGAGGACGATGAGCGGCAGAGCTACGCGCCGCTGGAAGCCTGGACGCGCGAACACTTTCCCGCCGCGCAGACCTTTGACTTCCGCTGGAGCGGGATGGTGATGGAGCCCGCGGACTACATGGCCTTCATCGGCCGCGACCCGGGCAAGCGCGAAAACGTGTACGTGGGCACGGGCGACTCCGGCCACGGCATGACGCACGGGACCATCACGGGAATGCTCATCCGCGACCTCATCCTGGGCACGCCGAACGAGTGGGAGTCGCTGTACGATCCGTCGCGCATCCGCATCAGCACGGATTCGGTGATGGAGTTCGTGGAGGAGAACCTGGACGTCGCGTCGGAGATGCTGCGCCTGGCGCCCACCGGCGGCGACGTGGACGGCCCGGTGCAGATTCCCGCCGGCAGCGGCGCCATCCTGCAGCGCGGGCTTTCCAAGGTGGCGTGCTACCGCGATCCGTCCGGCGCCGTGCACGAGATGTCGGCGCTGTGCACGCACCTGGGCTGCGTGGTGCGGTGGAACACGGAGGAAACCAGCTGGGACTGCCCCTGCCACGGCTCGCGCTTCGGCCCCACCGGCGAGGTGCTCACCGGCCCCGCCATCGGCCCGCTCAAGAAGCTGGACGAGGTGAAGTCGTGA